A window of the Citrus sinensis cultivar Valencia sweet orange chromosome 9, DVS_A1.0, whole genome shotgun sequence genome harbors these coding sequences:
- the LOC107178643 gene encoding tetrahydroberberine oxidase-like, translating to MKPQITKAFPFTLVLVLSFFHGIALAHDTNEKFLQCLSVHSERTFISKVTYTQNNSSYISILNSLKQNLLYKPPEYGRPQVIVTPFDVSQIQAVLKCAQKHDLLVKVRSGGHDHEGLSYLSEVPFVMIDMINFSQIDVDAEAKSAWVGAGATLGELYYKISEKSKNLAFPAGICPTVAVGGHLSGGGFGYIMRKYGLGADQVIDAHLVDVNGRILDRKSMGEDLFWAIRGGGAASFGVLVAWKVNLVDVPSIVTVFTVPKTLEQNASQIHHKWQQIAYDLPKELVISAGLQSQKGKRALVATFSAVYLGGVDRLLPLMQERFPELGLVKEDCQEMSWVESTVYHFAFEIRASKNLELLLDRVNYTKYYLKAKSDYVREPIPVEVLEGMYEILYEEGGHNIYVISFPYGGRLNEIPETEIAFPHRTNKFHMMYFAAWSDGEESQKVLELDRKLYEYMTPYVTKNPRATYFNCKDIEIGRNNYGNNYTSVKEASIWGKKYFKNNFYRLVDVKTKVDPGNFFRNEQSIPSRIYRGIKKKHH from the coding sequence ATGAAGCCTCAAATCACTAAAGCTTTCCCATTCACTTTAGTTCTTGTACTATCATTTTTTCATGGGATAGCTCTAGCTCATGACACTAACGAAAAGTTTCTTCAGTGCCTTTCTGTACACTCTGAGAGAACCTTCATTTCTAAAGTAACTTACACCCAAAATAACTCTtcatatatatcaatattgaATTCTTTGAAACAAAATCTTCTGTACAAACCGCCCGAATACGGGAGACCTCAAGTCATTGTGACGCCATTTGACGTATCCCAAATTCAAGCAGTGCTTAAGTGTGCCCAAAAGCATGACTTACTGGTTAAAGTTCGAAGTGGAGGACACGATCATGAGGGTCTTTCTTATCTTTCTGAAGTTCCATTTGTGATGATTGATATGATAAATTTCAGTCAAATCGACGTTGATGCAGAAGCGAAATCAGCATGGGTTGGAGCCGGTGCCACCCTTGGGGAACTTTACTATAAAATTTCTGAGAAGAGCAAAAATCTTGCTTTTCCGGCAGGAATTTGCCCGACTGTAGCGGTTGGTGGACATTTAAGTGGTGGAGGGTTTGGTTACATAATGCGTAAGTATGGTCTTGGTGCTGACCAAGTAATTGACGCTCACTTGGTCGACGTCAATGGCAGGATTCTTGACAGAAAATCAATGGGAGAAGATCTTTTTTGGGCCATTCGAGGAGGTGGAGCAGCTAGCTTTGGAGTCCTTGTTGCATGGAAAGTAAACCTAGTCGATGTTCCATCAATTGTGACTGTATTCACTGTTCCAAAGACCTTGGAACAAAATGCATCACAGATCCATCACAAATGGCAGCAGATTGCGTATGATCTTCCGAAAGAATTAGTCATCAGTGCTGGCCTTCAATCACAGAAAGGAAAGAGGGCGTTGGTGGCAACATTCTCAGCCGTGTATCTTGGTGGGGTTGATAGGCTGCTTCCACTGATGCAGGAGAGATTCCCTGAACTTGGTTTGGTGAAAGAAGATTGCCAAGAAATGAGCTGGGTTGAATCTACCGTCTACCATTTTGCATTCGAAATAAGAGCATCCAAGAATTTGGAACTATTGCTTGATAGGGTTAATTACACCAAATACTACCTGAAAGCAAAATCTGACTATGTGAGGGAGCCTATTCCTGTTGAAGTTTTGGAAGGGATGTATGAGATTCTCTATGAAGAAGGGGGGCACAATATTTACGTGATTTCATTTCCTTATGGTGGAAGATTGAATGAGATCCCTGAGACAGAAATCGCGTTCCCGCATAGAACTAACAAATTCCACATGATGTACTTTGCGGCATGGAGTGATGGAGAAGAATCCCAAAAGGTACTTGAATTGGACAGAAAGCTCTATGAGTACATGACTCCCTATGTTACCAAAAATCCTCGAGCTACATATTTTAACTGCAAGGATATAGAAATTGGAAGAAATAATTATGGTAATAATTACACAAGCGTCAAAGAAGCCAGTatttgggggaaaaaatatttcaagaaCAATTTCTACAGGTTGGTTGATGTCAAAACTAAGGTGGATCCTGGTAATTTCTTTAGAAATGAACAAAGCATCCCATCGCGCATTTATCGTGgcattaaaaagaaacatcACTAA